The following proteins are co-located in the Penaeus monodon isolate SGIC_2016 chromosome 10, NSTDA_Pmon_1, whole genome shotgun sequence genome:
- the LOC119577962 gene encoding LOW QUALITY PROTEIN: protein split ends-like (The sequence of the model RefSeq protein was modified relative to this genomic sequence to represent the inferred CDS: deleted 1 base in 1 codon): MDASNEFKVFLSPSSASAAKKPEGESSNIRQRLVPVINKVFSPSHFMLAQRKTTVYKAVSGVSFQDIELGGKRKSGTKREKKEKRSDKKDDLYTTASEGDKSQVSGRSDKSGGGGHGSKAEARRHRHSLGSHAERPQSFLNDNLEKLSLDKKPRVRSASRTRSASATDNLYLSQAAGESNGQADVPPIKPRRTRSASRPRKALSTVPVPSLTSTSSTSKASSSSGDCHSRQDQRKENGDKQSESEDKNESSSKEGETKNKEENDCEIEDEDAYGRSRARKKSGRSNKSENSGERQDSEKDSKSKVELKSKEGGDEEPEGGYFSLEKEEKAAGEIKFIYEAVPTNSCEEYLENDQCVEAIYVCQVFRKDSDTEGDDDHVYENYQVIKMTKEGKVITDDDENYANYQIIRRVKEAELLGLPGEPDGGNGEDEEDNLYESINFLSQNPLALVQTTAMEARMKRRPRLGSSDSIPFIDDSENSGDETETRNPVARGVTPGGSVTVITIKDDDKTEITQKVASPLRTKTSPLGAQDGLGGDVKEAGGKGVHDEKLVQASDRGHQAQSEARSKQKRSSEISAASATAASSAGRGCHTAPSRHSYPAASTLIPKLADKVGLNSTRLAPTSEEAGGSAASERDSRQKKVKKSMSHSDVQSHFKGGLTLSESFSDDDIQHNEDFESFSETDSELDNLDYDMFTPKSSRSGQGSRPPLRRARRLPRGRSLSASHASPLMTSTPFGTCRNSNGSSTVESTIVLGEELQSPKTFQALLQDKCLNPPDTDAESQAGDLKADKSAPLLIREVGDVAVRGARDVVMSYHSGGGAETGDRVILDDTLSFTWSDAESEFEFIDFKKAEPPKTCVVYQGVTLASSVTATTTTTTTSIDRKGSAVKRSHSMKGKPTDVALDAR, translated from the exons ATGGACGCCAGCAACGAGTTCAAGGTGTTCCTCTCGCCGTCGAGCGCGTCGGCCGCCAAGAAGCCGGAGGGCGAGAGCAGCAATATCCGGCAGAGGCTCGTCCCCGTCATCAATAAGGTGTTCTCGCCGTCACACTTCATGCTGGCGCAGAGGAAGACCACCGTGTACAAGGCCGTCTCGGGCGTCTCCTTCCAGGACATCGAGCTCGGCGGCAAGAGGAAGTCCgggacgaagagggagaagaaggaaaagcgaTCAGATAAGAAGGACGATTTATACACTACTGCGAGCGAGGGCGATAAATCGCAGGTGAGCGGCCGAAGCGACAAGTCCGGCGGAGGCGGCCACGGCAGCAAAGCAGAGGCCCGGAGGCACCGCCACAGTCTGGGCAGCCACGCCGAGCGCCCTCAGTCCTTCCTCAACGACAACCTCGAGAAGCTGAGCCTCGACAAGAAGCCTCGAGTGCGCTCGGCGTCGCGGACACGAAGCGCAAGCGCCACCGACAACCTGTATCTGTCGCAGGCCGCGGGGGAGAGCAATGGACAGGCGGACGTGCCGCCCATCAAGCCTCGCAGGACGCGGTCGGCCTCACGGCCCCGCAAGGCGCTGTCGACGGTCCCCGTGCCGTCGCTCACCTCCACGAGCAGCACGAGCAAGGCGAGCAGCAGTTCAGGCGACTGCCACAGTAGACAAGAccagaggaaggaaaatggggataAACAGAGCGAATCGGAGGATAAGAACGAGAGCTCTAGCAAGGAGGGCgagacaaaaaacaaagaggaaaatgacTGTGAGATCGAGGACGAGGACGCCTATGGGCGGTCCCGCGCCAGGAAAAAGTCTGGAAGAAGCAACAAATCAGAGAATTCCGGCGAAAGACAAGATTCCGAGAAAGACTCCAAGTCGAAAGTCGAATTGAAATCCAAAGAGGGCGGCGACGAGGAGCCCGAAGGCGGCTACTTCAgcctggagaaggaggagaaggcagcGGGAGAGATCAAGTTCATCTACGAGGCCGTCCCGACCAACTCGTGCGAGGAGTACCTGGAGAACGACCAGTGCGTGGAGGCCATCTACGTGTGCCAGGTGTTCCGGAAGGACTCCGACACGGAAGGAGACGATGACCACGTCTACGAAAACTACCAAGTAATCAAGATGACCAAGGAAGGCAAGGTCATCACAGATGACGACGAGAACTATGCCAACTACCAGATCATCAGGAGGGTCAAGGAGGCCGAGCTCCTAGGTCTGCCCGGAGAGCCTGACGGAGGCAATGGCGAAGACGAGGAGGACAATCTGTATGAGAGCATTAATTTCCTCAGCCAGAATCCTCTTGCTCTCGTCCAGACGACAGCCATGGAGGCCCGGATGAAGAGGCGTCCCCGCCTCGGCTCAAGCGATTCTATTCCTTTCATTGATGACAGCGAGAACTCGGGGGACGAGACGGAGACGAGGAACCCCGTGGCGAGAGGTGTAACTCCCGGGGGGAGTGTCACGGTCATCACTATCAAGGACGACGACAAGACAGAAATCACTCAGAAAGTCGCCAGCCCTCTGCGAACTAAGACATCGCCGCTTGGAGCGCAAGACGGGCTGGGAGGCGACGTGAAGGAGGCGGGAGGAAAGGGCGTTCATGAC GAGAAGCTGGTGCAGGCAAGCGACCGCGGGCATCAGGCGCAATCAGAAGCCCGGTCAAAGCAGAAGAGGTCTTCAGAGATTTCGGCTGCGAGCGCCACGGCCGCTTCGTCGGCAGGTCGTGGCTGCCACACAGCGCCCTCCAGGCACTCGTACCCCGCAGCCTCCACGCTCATCCCCAAACTCGCGGATAAAGTCGGTCTGAACTCGACGCGGTTGGCTCCTACTTCGGAGGAAGCGGGCGGCTCAGCGGCCAGCGAGAGGGACAGCAGgcagaagaaggtgaagaagagcaTGAGCCACAGTGACGTCCAGTCCCACTTCAAGGGCGGACTGACTCTATCCGAGTCCTTCTCTGACGATGACATCCAGCACAACGAGGACTTTGAGTCCTTTTCCGAGACCGACTCAGAGCTGGACAACCTGGACTACGACATGTTCACGCCCAAGAGCAGCAGGAGCGGCCAGGGCAGCCGTCCCCCCCTGAGGCGCGCCAGGAGGCTTCCTCGCGGGAGGTCCCTATCAGCGTCCCATGCAAGCCCGCTCATGACGTCGACGCCGTTCGGGACGTGTCGAAATTCCAACGGATCCTCGACTGTGGAGTCGACCATCGTCCTCGGGGAAGAGCTGCAGTCTCCCAAGACCTTCCAGGCCCTCCTGCAGGACAAGTGCCTCAACCCGCCGGATACTGACGCTGAGTCGCAGGCGGGCGACCTCAAGGCGGACAAGAGCGCGCCCTTGCTGATTCGCGAGGTGGGCGACGTGGCCGTGCGGGGCGCCCGCGATGTGGTGATGAGTTACCACAGCGGCGGCGGAGCGGAGACCGGCGATCGAGTCATTCTCGACGACACCTTGTCCTTCACGTGGTCTGACGCCGAGAGCGAGTTCGAGTtcatcgacttcaagaaggccGAGCCGCCCAAGACGTGCGTAGTGTACCAGGGCGTCACGCTGGCCTCCAGCGTGACggccacgaccaccaccaccaccaccagcatcgACAGGAAGGGCAGCGCCGTCAAGAGGTCCCACAGCATGAAAGGTAAGCCCACGGACGTCGCCCTGGACGCCAGGTAG